Proteins found in one Micromonospora sp. WMMD1082 genomic segment:
- a CDS encoding response regulator transcription factor: MDGRVLVVEDDASIREVTALGLRRAGFRVATATDGRQALAAWRAGPVDLIVLDIMLPGLDGLQVCREIRRSSAVPILMLTARTDTIDVVVGLECGADDYLRKPFDLPELVARVRSVLRRAVAPPEPGPLRVGALEIDPGAFVARRDGHELPLTTTEFRLLLELARRPGQVFTRELLLDRVWNHSHLGDSRLVDVAVQRLRAKIEQDPGDPRLIRTVRGAGYKLVAG, translated from the coding sequence ATGGACGGCCGCGTGCTGGTGGTCGAGGACGACGCCTCCATCCGGGAGGTCACCGCCCTCGGGCTGCGCCGCGCCGGCTTCCGCGTGGCCACCGCCACCGACGGCCGGCAGGCCCTCGCCGCCTGGCGGGCCGGGCCGGTCGACCTGATCGTGCTGGACATCATGCTGCCCGGCCTGGACGGTCTACAGGTGTGCCGGGAGATCCGGCGCAGCAGCGCGGTGCCGATCCTCATGTTGACCGCCCGCACCGACACCATCGACGTGGTGGTCGGTCTGGAATGCGGCGCCGACGACTACCTGCGCAAGCCCTTCGACCTGCCCGAACTGGTGGCCCGGGTGCGCTCGGTGCTGCGCCGCGCGGTGGCCCCGCCCGAGCCCGGCCCGCTGCGGGTCGGCGCGCTGGAGATCGACCCGGGCGCGTTCGTGGCCCGCCGCGACGGCCACGAACTGCCGCTGACCACCACCGAGTTCCGCCTGTTGCTGGAGCTGGCCCGTCGCCCGGGGCAGGTCTTCACCCGCGAGCTGCTGCTGGACCGGGTCTGGAACCACAGCCACCTCGGCGACAGCCGGCTGGTCGACGTGGCGGTGCAGCGGCTGCGCGCCAAGATCGAACAGGACCCGGGCGACCCCCGGCTGATCCGCACGGTACGCGGCGCCGGCTACAAGCTCGTCGCCGGCTGA
- a CDS encoding HAMP domain-containing sensor histidine kinase has protein sequence MGTQTVRPGRLRRRLTVAFVLVAGISAGVLAGGSYLLLRQARYDASLHAAAADARYQLVLAGQFLPLTEQRRAELLSSFEGSGRHVVLVADETWPSHPAYAPPVGERLRATVAAGQLGYERATGPTRLLVVGGRIPGSTAELYVITAEDDLADGLTQLRNALAAGWVLVVLLAATVGHTLARRTLEPVGRASRAARAITEGLLATRLPAGGRDEFGVWAASFNEMAEALEAKIAALHRAQDRERRFTADVAHELRTPVTALVAAASLLRDHLDQLPADARRAGELLVGDVVRLRRLVEDLMEISRLDAGQEAVAVTDVDAPALLHAILRARGWHTRVEVGGAAVRFRTDPRRLERVLGNLIANAVQHGDGEISARVGRAGDRVVFDVDDQGPGIPAEQLPRLFDRFHKVDPARSGGGSGLGLAIARENARLLGGRLTVHSTPGVGTRFRLDLPGDGVLGDPPDAGPGGAG, from the coding sequence ATGGGCACGCAGACCGTCCGACCGGGCCGGCTGCGCCGCCGGCTCACCGTCGCGTTCGTGCTGGTCGCCGGGATCTCCGCCGGGGTTCTCGCCGGCGGGTCGTACCTGCTGCTGCGGCAGGCCCGCTATGACGCCTCGCTGCACGCCGCCGCTGCCGACGCCCGCTACCAGTTGGTGCTGGCCGGGCAGTTCCTGCCGCTGACCGAACAGCGTCGCGCCGAGCTGCTCTCCAGCTTCGAGGGCAGCGGCCGGCACGTGGTGCTGGTCGCCGACGAAACCTGGCCCTCGCATCCGGCATACGCGCCGCCGGTGGGCGAGCGGCTGCGGGCCACCGTCGCGGCCGGACAGCTCGGCTACGAACGCGCCACCGGGCCGACCCGCCTGCTGGTGGTGGGCGGGCGGATACCCGGCTCCACCGCCGAGCTGTACGTCATCACCGCCGAGGACGACCTCGCCGATGGCCTGACGCAGCTCCGCAACGCCCTCGCCGCCGGCTGGGTCCTGGTGGTGCTGCTCGCCGCGACGGTCGGGCACACCCTCGCCCGGCGCACGCTGGAACCGGTGGGCCGGGCCAGCCGGGCCGCGCGGGCGATCACCGAAGGGCTGCTCGCCACCCGGCTGCCGGCCGGTGGCCGGGACGAGTTCGGCGTCTGGGCCGCCTCGTTCAACGAGATGGCCGAGGCGTTGGAGGCGAAGATCGCGGCCCTGCACCGGGCGCAGGACCGGGAGCGGCGGTTCACCGCCGACGTGGCACACGAGCTGCGTACCCCGGTGACCGCCCTGGTGGCCGCGGCCTCCCTGCTGCGCGATCACCTGGACCAGTTGCCCGCCGACGCCCGGCGGGCCGGCGAGCTGCTGGTCGGCGACGTGGTCCGGCTACGCCGGCTGGTGGAGGACCTGATGGAGATCTCCCGGCTGGACGCCGGGCAGGAGGCCGTCGCCGTGACCGACGTGGACGCGCCGGCCCTGCTGCACGCGATCCTGCGCGCTCGTGGCTGGCACACCCGGGTCGAGGTCGGCGGTGCCGCGGTGCGGTTCCGCACCGACCCGCGCCGGCTGGAACGGGTACTGGGCAACCTGATCGCCAACGCGGTGCAGCACGGCGACGGCGAGATCAGCGCGCGGGTCGGCCGGGCCGGCGACCGGGTGGTCTTCGACGTCGACGATCAGGGGCCGGGCATCCCGGCCGAGCAGCTACCGCGCCTGTTCGACCGCTTCCACAAGGTCGACCCGGCGCGCTCCGGCGGCGGCAGCGGGCTCGGCCTGGCCATCGCCCGGGAGAATGCCCGGCTGCTGGGCGGCCGGCTGACCGTGCACAGCACCCCCGGGGTCGGCACCCGCTTCCGCCTCGACCTGCCCGGTGACGGTGTTCTGGGCGACCCGCCCGATGCTGGTCCGGGCGGTGCGGGATGA
- a CDS encoding Gmad2 immunoglobulin-like domain-containing protein: protein MSRRPVAVATLLLLLASGCAPSRSGSLGPAPTAAAPTTAGPTSGGAPTTSAPPPAGTTAPAPPTTGAAGTSRPATLTLELWYVRDGRLAPTRRTRPATVATSRLALSELAAGPTPVETAAGLVTLLPDGAEVSRIDARVATVRLAAAPDPVTGRLREAQVVYTLTQFATVRQVAFGTTAPAGRADYADLLPPIVVTGPVIGDRVTSPVTVTGTADVFEATVTVRVLDTAGRQLATAFTTATCGTGCRGAYRVAVGYRLARTQIGTIEVYEVSAADGSRTKLVAVPVTLAATR, encoded by the coding sequence ATGAGCCGCCGCCCGGTCGCGGTGGCGACCCTCCTGCTGCTCCTGGCCAGCGGATGCGCGCCGTCGCGGTCCGGATCGCTCGGCCCGGCGCCCACCGCGGCCGCACCGACCACGGCCGGTCCCACCAGCGGCGGCGCGCCGACCACCAGCGCACCGCCGCCCGCCGGCACCACCGCACCGGCCCCGCCGACCACCGGCGCCGCCGGCACCAGCCGGCCCGCCACCCTCACCCTGGAGCTGTGGTACGTCCGCGACGGGCGACTCGCCCCGACCCGGCGCACCCGGCCGGCCACCGTGGCCACCTCCCGGCTCGCCCTGAGCGAACTGGCCGCCGGGCCGACCCCGGTGGAGACGGCGGCCGGCCTCGTCACCCTGCTGCCCGATGGTGCTGAGGTGAGCCGGATCGACGCCCGGGTCGCCACCGTCCGCCTGGCCGCCGCACCCGATCCGGTCACCGGCCGGTTGCGCGAGGCCCAGGTGGTCTACACGCTCACCCAGTTCGCCACCGTCCGGCAGGTCGCCTTCGGCACCACCGCGCCGGCCGGCCGCGCCGACTACGCCGACCTGCTGCCGCCGATCGTGGTCACCGGGCCGGTCATCGGCGACCGGGTCACCAGCCCGGTCACCGTCACCGGCACCGCCGACGTGTTCGAGGCGACCGTCACCGTCCGGGTGCTCGACACCGCCGGCCGCCAGCTAGCCACCGCGTTCACCACCGCCACCTGCGGCACCGGCTGTCGGGGCGCCTACCGGGTCGCCGTCGGGTACCGGCTGGCCCGCACCCAGATTGGCACCATCGAGGTGTACGAGGTGTCGGCCGCCGACGGTTCCCGCACCAAGCTGGTCGCCGTACCGGTGACTCTCGCCGCCACCAGATGA
- a CDS encoding SDR family oxidoreductase encodes MTLRGKTAVVTGGSRGIGRAIVRRLARDGARVVFSYRANTAAAEELAGELDRVVAVRADQADLSSLDTLFGAVPDGLDILVNNAAINPLLSIAELTGEAFDRVMTVNVTYPALAIRRAAELMPDHGRIINISTLNTVVPAPGAVLYCASKAALEQVTAVAARELGGRGITVNTVSPGATDTDLLRAGNPPEALAQSIQFTALGRLGQPEDIAGVVAFLAGPDSGWITGQNIRATGGLLL; translated from the coding sequence ATGACGTTGCGCGGAAAGACGGCGGTGGTCACCGGAGGTTCCCGGGGCATCGGGCGGGCGATCGTGCGGCGCCTGGCCCGCGACGGAGCCCGGGTGGTGTTCAGCTACCGGGCGAACACGGCGGCTGCCGAGGAACTGGCCGGCGAACTCGACCGGGTGGTCGCGGTACGCGCCGACCAGGCCGACCTGAGCAGCCTCGACACGCTCTTCGGCGCGGTGCCCGACGGGTTGGACATCCTGGTCAACAATGCGGCGATCAACCCGCTGCTGTCGATCGCGGAGCTGACCGGCGAGGCGTTCGACCGCGTGATGACCGTCAACGTCACGTACCCGGCGCTGGCCATCCGGCGGGCCGCCGAGCTGATGCCCGACCACGGCCGGATCATCAACATCTCCACTCTCAACACGGTGGTGCCGGCGCCGGGTGCCGTTCTCTACTGCGCGAGCAAGGCGGCGCTGGAGCAGGTCACTGCGGTCGCCGCGCGGGAGCTGGGCGGGCGGGGGATCACGGTCAACACCGTCTCGCCCGGTGCGACCGACACGGATCTGCTGCGGGCCGGCAACCCGCCCGAGGCGCTGGCGCAGAGCATCCAGTTCACCGCGCTGGGGCGGCTCGGGCAGCCCGAGGACATCGCCGGCGTGGTGGCGTTCCTCGCCGGGCCCGACTCGGGGTGGATCACGGGGCAGAACATCCGGGCCACCGGTGGGCTGTTGCTCTGA
- a CDS encoding AraC family transcriptional regulator, with protein MAVVHGCASAGAVMCSGCVATPSRLTRGAAWPYVIGYAGFQAVLDGRLRRRMLPISVTTVIVDFTGRGSWVTGPRSVHGIHELAEWRHGVAIGLTPAGASALLRVPGPELAGATVDPAALLGRRAIELTDRLGAAPDWPARFALLDELLAAWLPAERAPDNAVSRAWWRLHRPGRTVGEVATELGISRRGLEQGFRRHVGLSPKTVARVARFQYAVHRLGRPGTVLSRAVDCGYADQPHFTREVRAMAGVTPTRLFAFLQDLRRSAT; from the coding sequence ATGGCTGTAGTGCATGGTTGTGCGTCGGCGGGTGCCGTGATGTGCTCCGGCTGCGTCGCGACACCGAGCCGGCTGACACGTGGCGCGGCGTGGCCGTACGTCATCGGGTATGCGGGTTTCCAGGCGGTGCTCGACGGGCGGCTGCGGCGCCGGATGCTGCCGATCAGCGTCACCACGGTGATCGTGGACTTCACGGGCCGGGGCAGCTGGGTGACCGGGCCGCGCAGTGTCCACGGGATACACGAGCTGGCCGAGTGGCGGCACGGCGTGGCGATCGGGCTGACCCCGGCCGGTGCGTCCGCCCTCCTGCGCGTACCCGGCCCGGAGCTGGCCGGTGCGACCGTGGACCCGGCGGCGCTGCTCGGGCGTCGGGCGATCGAGCTGACGGACCGGTTGGGCGCGGCGCCGGACTGGCCAGCGCGGTTCGCGCTGCTCGACGAACTGCTGGCGGCATGGTTGCCCGCCGAACGGGCGCCGGACAACGCGGTGAGCCGAGCCTGGTGGCGGCTGCACCGGCCGGGGCGGACGGTGGGGGAGGTGGCGACGGAGCTGGGCATCAGCCGGCGCGGCCTGGAACAGGGTTTCCGGCGGCACGTCGGCCTGTCGCCCAAGACCGTGGCGCGCGTCGCCCGCTTCCAGTACGCGGTACACCGCCTTGGCCGCCCCGGCACCGTCCTCTCTCGAGCGGTCGACTGCGGGTACGCCGACCAGCCGCACTTCACCCGCGAGGTCCGGGCCATGGCCGGGGTCACGCCCACCCGGCTGTTCGCATTTCTGCAAGACCTGCGCCGGTCGGCCACCTAG
- a CDS encoding type II toxin-antitoxin system RelE/ParE family toxin — protein MDGLDPLIHARVVQAIDLLAEAGPGLGRPLVDTIHGSSIANLKELRPGTVRILFAFDPWRSSILLVAGDKAGRWQQWYTEAIPLAEQRYEIYLKERAEEEGRQP, from the coding sequence ATGGACGGCCTCGATCCACTCATCCACGCCCGCGTCGTGCAAGCCATCGATTTGCTCGCTGAAGCTGGCCCCGGGCTCGGCCGGCCGCTGGTCGACACGATCCACGGCTCGTCGATCGCCAACCTCAAAGAGCTGCGCCCCGGCACCGTACGCATCCTGTTCGCTTTCGACCCATGGCGCTCCAGCATCCTGCTTGTCGCCGGAGACAAGGCCGGACGCTGGCAGCAGTGGTACACCGAAGCGATACCCCTGGCCGAGCAACGCTACGAGATCTACCTGAAGGAACGCGCCGAGGAGGAGGGTCGACAGCCATGA
- a CDS encoding helix-turn-helix transcriptional regulator yields the protein MSSYARWRDIRAAHVERTGGEQAVEDGKQELLATVVGHRLAEVRRARGLTQQQVADRMGVTKGRVSQIEQGKISGQDVVARYADALGGRLHQAIYFDDGDIAAIA from the coding sequence ATGAGCAGCTACGCACGCTGGCGCGACATCCGCGCCGCCCACGTCGAGCGCACCGGCGGCGAACAGGCCGTCGAAGACGGCAAGCAGGAACTTCTCGCCACCGTGGTCGGACACCGTCTCGCCGAGGTACGCCGCGCGCGGGGTCTGACGCAGCAGCAGGTGGCCGACCGCATGGGCGTCACGAAGGGCCGCGTGTCCCAGATCGAACAGGGCAAGATCTCCGGCCAAGACGTCGTCGCCCGCTACGCCGACGCCCTCGGCGGACGTCTGCATCAAGCCATCTACTTCGACGACGGCGACATCGCCGCCATCGCATAG
- a CDS encoding GntR family transcriptional regulator, with amino-acid sequence MADTYGVASMTAQRALRELQHRGLTYAVVGKGTFVHPQAPERIGTDAAGLPVAATTQTPIISDNPALNRRLALCLLERDRISGKIVDAFTRKDTAAAWQATEELATLQQAHTDLADDLAAYEANLGRAACSGAPEPAEPPAPAPAPKKARRNSKA; translated from the coding sequence ATGGCCGACACCTACGGCGTCGCCTCCATGACCGCCCAACGCGCCCTACGCGAGCTGCAACACCGCGGCCTCACCTACGCCGTCGTCGGCAAAGGCACCTTCGTCCACCCCCAGGCCCCCGAACGCATCGGCACCGACGCCGCCGGCCTGCCCGTCGCGGCCACGACCCAGACGCCGATCATCAGCGACAACCCGGCACTCAACCGGCGCCTCGCCCTCTGCCTACTCGAACGCGACCGCATCAGCGGCAAGATCGTCGACGCGTTCACGCGCAAGGACACCGCCGCAGCCTGGCAAGCCACCGAAGAACTCGCCACCCTCCAACAAGCACACACCGACCTCGCCGACGACCTCGCCGCGTACGAGGCCAACCTCGGACGAGCCGCCTGCAGCGGAGCGCCCGAGCCCGCCGAGCCACCGGCACCGGCACCGGCACCGAAGAAGGCACGCCGCAACTCGAAGGCATAG